Part of the Hyalangium ruber genome, ACCAGCCAGTCGGCCCGGCTGCGCCCCTTGGCCGCGTCGGCCAGCGCGTCGTACGCCTGCCCCTCCTTGAGCTGGCGGAAGCCCTCGCGGATGGCGCTCTCCGTCAGAGACGACACCCACAGCCGCTTCACCGGCTTGTGGCACCCGGCCGCCTCGTAGATGTAGCGGAAGATGAGCTCGCCCTCTCGCCCCGCGTCCGTGGCGCACACCACCCCGCTCACCTCGGGCGCGTTGAGCACCTCGCGCACCACCGCGAACTGCGAGCGCGTGCGCTCCGACACCACCAGCGGCCACTGCTGGGGCAGCATGGGCAACTGCTCCCGGCTCCAGCGCTTCCACTCCGGCCGCACCTCGTGCGGCTGCGCCAGCCCCACCAGGTGGCCAATGGCCCACGTCACCACGTAGCCGTTACCTCGGAAGCACCCCTCGCCCTGCTGCGAGGCCCCCAGCGCCCGGGCGATGTCTCGCGCCACCGCCGGCTTCTCCGCCACCACCGCCAGCACGGACGCACGGCTCCCGTGAGCCGCCTCGCGGCCCTCCCAGCGAGTCCTCTGTCCTTCGCGTCCTGCGCCCATCACTTCCCACCTCATACCTTCCCCTCCCACCCCGCCCTGGCCAACCCACTGCGTCCAGGCTCCCGTGGCCAACTCTCTTCCTTATCGTGCCCGGCCGACATCGCACCCCGCCGCCGCACCCTACCTGGCGAGGCTGCCTCCCCTACCGCCAGGGAGCCTACCTCCCACCTTTCACCGGGGCGCCCCACCGCGCGGAGCCCCTCCACCGGGTGCGCTCATACCCGGGGCGCGTGGCGTTTTCACGCAAGCGGTTGGCGCTCGTCCGCAAACCTGCTCGCAGGCGCATGGCCATCATCGACGCAGGCTCGCACGCCGTCGCGACGCGCGGGCAGGGGGATGTCAGGGGGAGTCGCGGTCGGGCTCGTTCCTCCAGGAGCCGAGCAGGGGTCCAGGCATGGAGGAAGGTGCCGCTCATGCCGGGAGGGGCACCGGGGTCGGGAGATTCGAGGCGGGAACGCTCACCGGGAGGGGAGAGCGTCCCATCGCAACGAGTCGGCGCGGGGGATGCCTCGGAAGGGGCATCCCCCATCGCTTTTCAGGGGGCAGCGGCCTTGGAGCCCTGGCGCTGGTGCCACGCGGCGAGCACCTCGCGCTCCCGCTCCGGCGTGAGGCCCGAGCGCATCTTCGCCTGGCGCTCTGCCGGCTGCGTCTTGAACCACGCCAGGGTGTCGCGCGCCGTGTCCTCCACGGGGCGGAGCGTCAGCCCGCGCGCCTCGGCCCGGGCGTTGCTCACCCGGCCCATGCCCTTCATCTCACTGGAGCGGGGAATCCACACGGGCATGTCCGACCAGGGGCGCACCTTCTGCTCCTCCAGGAAGGCGGCGTCCGCCCAGGTGAACGAGGCGTCTCCGCCATTGGCCGTCTTGCACGCCTCGAGCAGCTTCCGCATGGGCATGCCGCTGGCGGGACCGGTGGCGTTGTAGACGCCCATGTCCTTCGTCTCCACCAGGCGGAGGATGAAGGCGGCCAGGTCCTTCACGTCGATGAACTGCACCGGATCCTCTCCATCCCCCGGGGCAAGCACCTCGCCGCCACGGGCCACGCGTACCGGCCAGTAGCTGAAGCGGTCGGTCGGATCTCCAGGCCCGACGATGAGGCCGGGGCGCACGACGGCGGCGCGGCCGGGCATGGCGGCCTGGGCGGCCTTCTCGCTCAGGGCCTTGAGGGCGCCGTAGTGCTGGGAGACGTCCTCCGTCTTCTCGTCCTCCACGGTGGCCACGGGCGAGTCCTCGTCCACGCCGTAGTTCGCCATGTCCTTATAGACGGAGATGGTGGAGACGAAGATGTACTGCTCCACGTTGGGCGCGAGCAGCTCGGCGCTGGCCCGCACCACGCGCGGCACGTAGCCGGAGGTGTCGATGACGGCGTCCCACTTGCGGCCCTCCAGGGCCTTGAGGTTGCCGTCCCGATCGCCCTGCAGCTTCTCCACGTCGGGGAAGAGGTGGGGCTGCGTCTTGCCGCGGTTGAAGAGGGTGAGGGTGTGGCCGCGAGGCTGGGCCAGCTCCACCAGCGCCGGCCCGAGGAAGCCCGTGCCGCCGAGGATGAGGATCTTCTTCTTCGCCGCGGGCGCCGAGCCGCCGCCTCCTCCGCCGCTCTCCTTGGTGGACGCACACCCCATCGCCCAGAGCGAGCCGAGCGCGGCCGCTCCCTTCATCAAACCTCTGCGAGACAACGTCATTGCCGTGTTCCCCTCCTGGAAAGGTTCGCGCCCCTAGCGGGCCGGGGCATCGCCGGTCAGCGGCGCCAGCGAGGCCACCCCGGTGCCGCGCCGGACCCGGGGGTGCCGGGCCAGGTACAGGGAGATGCCCAGCCACAGCCCCGCCACCGGCATGGCCGTCAGCAGCACCCCGCCCGCTCCCAACCCGAGGGCGGTGAGCCCGCCCTCCATCCAGCCCCCCACCACATCACCGCCCCGGTACACCACCGTGTCGATGAAGTTCTTGGCCTTGTACTTCTCCTCGCGGGTCACCGTGGTGAAGAGGACTTCTCGCGAGGGCCGCTCCAGCGCGTAGTGCGAGGCGCCGCGCAGCGAGCGCACGCCGATGAACAGCAGGATGGCGGGCATGATGGCCAGGGCCAGGAAGCCCAGCCCGGTGAGCACCGGCGCCACGGCCATGGCCACCGCCAGTCCCAGCTTGGAGATGACGCGCCCGGTGACGAAGGCCTGCAGCACCAACGTGAGCCCCTGCACCCACAGCTCGATGTTGGCGAAGGCGGTGGTGCGCGCGGCGGCGCCGCTGGCCACGGAGTCCACCAGCTTCACCTGGAGGATGTACAGGAAGGAGGAGGTGACGGTGTAGAAGACCGTCTGCAGGCCCAGCCCCATCAGGAAGGGCGAGGAGACCAGCAGCTTGAGGCCGGCGAGCACCCCGCCGCCCACGGGCTCTCCGGTCGAGGGCGGGAACTGCACCTCGCGGGCCCAGTGCCCGAGCCGGCGCACGCACTGGGCGCTGAGCTCCAGCAGCACCACCGTGACGAGGATGAGGTTGATGGGCCCCAGCGGCACGGCGAACTGCCGCACCAGCAGCAGCCCTATCAGGATGCCCGTGGTGCCGCCTCCGGCGATGAAGCCGAACAGGCGCTTACCCTGCTCGCTGGCGAAGAGGTCCGCCATGAAGCTCCAGAAGATGGAGACGACGAACAGGTTGTAGACGCTGAGCCAGACGTAGAAGGTGCGCGCCACCGTCTCTCGCGCCACGTCCAGCTTCAGCAGCACGAAGAAGACGAGCAGGTTGAGCAGGAAGAAGCGGTAGACCAGGGGGATGACGCGCTTGCGTGGCCAGCGCGACACCAGGGCCGAGAAGAGCGGCACCGCCACCAGCATCACCACGAAGGTGATGGTCCACAGCGCCTTGAGGTCCTTCACCCCGCCGGCCGTGCCCATCGCGTCACGCAGCGGCTTGAGGATGAAGTAGCCGCACATCAGCGTGAAGAAGTAGAGGAAGGACCAGAGGACGGCCCCTACCTCCTCCTCCCGCACGTCCACGAATCGCTTGAGCATGGATGACCGCGCGTCCAACCCGCGCCCGGAGAGGCTATTCCCGGCGCGGGCCCACCGCCAAGGCGCGGGGCGTCAGGCCGCGGAGAGCGTGGCGCGGATGGCGGCCTCCAGCCGAGGCAGCGCGTCCTGGATCTCCGCCATGG contains:
- a CDS encoding NTP/NDP exchange transporter is translated as MLKRFVDVREEEVGAVLWSFLYFFTLMCGYFILKPLRDAMGTAGGVKDLKALWTITFVVMLVAVPLFSALVSRWPRKRVIPLVYRFFLLNLLVFFVLLKLDVARETVARTFYVWLSVYNLFVVSIFWSFMADLFASEQGKRLFGFIAGGGTTGILIGLLLVRQFAVPLGPINLILVTVVLLELSAQCVRRLGHWAREVQFPPSTGEPVGGGVLAGLKLLVSSPFLMGLGLQTVFYTVTSSFLYILQVKLVDSVASGAAARTTAFANIELWVQGLTLVLQAFVTGRVISKLGLAVAMAVAPVLTGLGFLALAIMPAILLFIGVRSLRGASHYALERPSREVLFTTVTREEKYKAKNFIDTVVYRGGDVVGGWMEGGLTALGLGAGGVLLTAMPVAGLWLGISLYLARHPRVRRGTGVASLAPLTGDAPAR
- a CDS encoding SDR family oxidoreductase, translating into MTLSRRGLMKGAAALGSLWAMGCASTKESGGGGGGSAPAAKKKILILGGTGFLGPALVELAQPRGHTLTLFNRGKTQPHLFPDVEKLQGDRDGNLKALEGRKWDAVIDTSGYVPRVVRASAELLAPNVEQYIFVSTISVYKDMANYGVDEDSPVATVEDEKTEDVSQHYGALKALSEKAAQAAMPGRAAVVRPGLIVGPGDPTDRFSYWPVRVARGGEVLAPGDGEDPVQFIDVKDLAAFILRLVETKDMGVYNATGPASGMPMRKLLEACKTANGGDASFTWADAAFLEEQKVRPWSDMPVWIPRSSEMKGMGRVSNARAEARGLTLRPVEDTARDTLAWFKTQPAERQAKMRSGLTPEREREVLAAWHQRQGSKAAAP